In one window of Meiothermus sp. DNA:
- a CDS encoding heavy-metal-associated domain-containing protein yields MNRVLLAVRGMERPEQVEKVSNAIKNLEGVQGVQPADTGQLEVEYDPHQLTVMDLIRVVREQGFLAGML; encoded by the coding sequence ATGAACCGGGTGTTGTTAGCGGTGCGGGGCATGGAACGCCCCGAGCAGGTCGAAAAAGTTTCCAATGCCATCAAAAACCTCGAGGGCGTGCAGGGGGTACAGCCCGCCGATACAGGCCAGCTCGAGGTTGAATACGACCCCCATCAGCTCACCGTTATGGATCTGATTCGGGTCGTGCGGGAGCAGGGTTTCTTGGCGGGCATGTTGTAG
- a CDS encoding VWA domain-containing protein: protein MQVAFGLPWVLLLLPPVLGLVWWWYRRRRPPERKVAGLWLWQKALRKGSARRRFDARLFLLLLSALLGVLALSAPWVSLYRPGELVVVLDVSASMAATDVSPSRLEQAKEKARERLVASPRAVLVVAGSQIRTFGPAPGRSLVGNLEGLQATAAGADLEVAIARGKALLPGARVLTIADRAAPEGTDGYLNVAGNGANVGITAIGPGFVAVANAGPGLWRGEVLVDGRPYSLEVPARGFSSLEVPADTPTARIAGSDALALDNEARFSRRLVRVELSGRSPALERILALLGTRRGSPGEVALEFGTPRREPTRFTVFFANQASGQALVFDVERTLPYLRGVELVGYSLRIPPRPQGPSWQPLAVSETGQALAWYHPNGLYLPPAESLQNLPAFPVLHYNLISPRGELRSGLLTPAETLLPRPSPDQPLPPTLSVPLAPWLALLAALVLAAEFYFFQYRAARERLETQPAAAT from the coding sequence ATGCAGGTAGCGTTTGGGTTGCCCTGGGTGTTGCTGCTGCTGCCGCCGGTGCTCGGGCTGGTGTGGTGGTGGTATCGGCGGCGGCGGCCTCCTGAGCGCAAGGTGGCTGGGCTGTGGCTCTGGCAAAAAGCCCTTCGCAAGGGGAGCGCCCGCCGACGCTTCGATGCAAGGCTGTTTTTGCTATTGCTTTCTGCTTTGCTGGGGGTGCTGGCGCTCTCCGCGCCCTGGGTCTCGCTCTATCGCCCCGGCGAACTGGTGGTGGTGCTGGATGTCTCGGCCTCGATGGCCGCCACTGACGTGAGTCCTAGCCGCCTTGAGCAGGCCAAGGAAAAGGCCCGTGAACGCCTGGTGGCCTCGCCCAGGGCGGTTTTGGTGGTGGCCGGGAGCCAGATTCGAACCTTTGGCCCGGCCCCGGGGCGCAGTCTGGTGGGTAACCTCGAGGGGCTTCAGGCCACCGCCGCCGGCGCCGATCTCGAGGTTGCCATTGCCAGGGGCAAGGCCCTGTTGCCTGGGGCCCGCGTCCTGACCATCGCCGACCGGGCCGCTCCAGAAGGCACCGACGGCTACCTGAATGTGGCGGGCAACGGCGCCAACGTGGGCATTACCGCCATTGGCCCGGGTTTTGTAGCGGTGGCCAATGCGGGGCCCGGTTTGTGGCGGGGCGAGGTGCTGGTGGATGGCCGGCCCTATTCCCTCGAGGTACCCGCCAGGGGCTTTAGCAGCCTCGAGGTGCCCGCAGACACACCCACCGCCCGGATTGCAGGCAGCGACGCCCTGGCCCTCGACAATGAGGCCCGTTTTTCCAGGCGGCTGGTGCGGGTGGAGTTATCGGGCCGCTCACCGGCCCTCGAGCGTATTTTGGCCCTGCTGGGCACCCGCCGGGGCAGCCCCGGCGAGGTGGCCCTCGAGTTCGGCACCCCCCGCCGCGAACCCACCCGCTTCACGGTGTTTTTTGCCAACCAGGCCAGCGGACAGGCTTTGGTTTTTGACGTCGAGCGCACCCTGCCCTATCTACGCGGCGTTGAGCTGGTCGGCTACAGCCTGCGTATTCCTCCGCGTCCGCAAGGGCCCAGCTGGCAACCCCTGGCGGTGAGCGAAACCGGCCAGGCCCTGGCCTGGTATCACCCGAACGGGTTATACCTGCCCCCCGCCGAAAGCCTGCAAAACCTGCCGGCTTTTCCGGTGCTGCATTACAACCTGATTTCGCCCAGGGGCGAACTCCGCAGCGGCCTCCTGACCCCTGCCGAAACCCTGCTGCCTCGCCCCAGCCCCGACCAACCCCTCCCCCCCACCCTCAGCGTGCCACTGGCACCCTGGCTGGCGCTGCTCGCAGCGCTCGTGCTGGCGGCGGAGTTTTACTTTTTCCAGTACCGTGCTGCACGCGAACGGCTGGAAACCCAGCCTGCTGCCGCAACTTGA